The Pan paniscus chromosome 2, NHGRI_mPanPan1-v2.0_pri, whole genome shotgun sequence genome contains the following window.
CAATCCAAACTACCATCATTTCTCACTTGAGCCAAAGCAAAGctcttctaatttttctttccacTTCTATTCTTATCTCCaaagtgatatatacatatatatatttaaatccaaTCTGATCAGGCCACTCTCTCTAGTTAGAACCTTTCAATGACttagaaaaactttttttagCCAGACACCTGCCTACCCACCTTGCTTATAATGCCAGTCCTACCTCCTGGCTTTATGCAGTAAGCTCTCTCTGTAAGCAATCCTCATCTCCCAATTCTTTCCCTTATTACTACTACTCATCCTTTGGGTGTTGGGTCACAAGCTCAAGGAGGGTACAAGAGatagcacatttctttttttcaaagcaaATTAAGTCCATTTGGCCTCACTCTGCTGCACTGCAAGCAGAAATTAATTCTGTGGTCCCTGGGGTGTCCTTTCCCCTTCTTATGGTCTTGCAAGCATTTAGGACACTCATGAATGACCTGGAAAAATGGGTAAAGACCTCTACTCTTCAGTCTATCTGGGTCGTTGCTATTATCTTCACTGCCAAGTCTGAGGGGGCCCTTGTAGGAGGGGGTTCCAAGCTTGGAGGTCTTTGCCTTTTCTGGAAGACTCAGTGTTGAGGTGCAGGTTTCCTCTGGAGCACCCAACAAACCATGAAACTCTGAAGTTCACCATCTCACTGTGGTACTGAGTGGAACACAGCTTTCCACTACTCCTAAGAGGTTCCTGTCTGCAGACCCtcttctctcccaccctcccctgcTTCCCAAACAAGGACTAGGGTTATTATTAAGCATGTCCGCTTCCTGCTGTGCACCGGAAGCACACAGGACCTGGTTACTTCCTTGGAGATTgcaaaaaaattcagagaaaagattAGTATTTCAAATTATGTGCTATAAAAGCTGCTAATCACAAGGTCTCCCTTGGATTATTCAATATAAATCAGATCCCCTCCAGTCACATTCTCCTATACTGCAGCAGTACTGTTGGTACCCATTCCCCCAGCTACTGTGTATTGGCTGTCAAAGGCTCACAGCTGTGAGAAGAGATTTTAGTTATTCAGTGTTTCCAGAGTTTCAACAAGGGATACGGACACAAGCAGCCGAGGCTGCTTCTTACAGAGTGTCCTCTGGAGAGGCGTGTCACCTGGCAATGCCTGGGAGGTTACGCTGTCACTGGGGGATTGTGGGAGGGGCCAAGCCAATGACTGACCAATTCATACTCAGTACAAAGGCCTAACCCCTTGCCTCAAGGTGAGAAAACTCTTGGCATTGTCATGGGCCAGAAATCCCACTGGATCAGACTGAAGCTAGACTTCAGCTCAAACCACATCTTGGCTCAGCTTCTTTCCCTGCCCTATCCTGTTTACCTTACAGGACTCTTCTGAAAGCACCTCAATAAATCACTTGCACAAGAAATCTCTGCCTCAGGCTTGGCTTCTGGGAACCCAACCTAAgtcacatcttttatttttccttcctagcATACGCCCCAAATTGAAATCATGTATTTGTATGGCTAATGGTTTAATGCCTGTCTCCCCGACTAAAGGCTCCATGAAGGGAGAAGCCACACTTACTTTGTTCATTGCTATATTCCCAGTGCCAAGCATGGTGCCTCCCACAGAGAAAAGCAATATGCAGGCTCTAAACTGGAAAGCTGGCAGGAACCAATAGGCCACATAGCCTCTTGGCCTCCCTCTCCAGATACTTTCCTTTTTGGGTGTTTTGGTACAGACAATTGAAGAAAGCTACCCTGTAACAGCAACTTAGCATTTCTTGTGCCCATCATCCTCAAGCCAGTCCTAGACAGAGATTTCAAAGCCCTGGTTGACAAGATCTAACTAGCTCAAATTAGGTCACCTAATTCCTGATACAATGAGCTACAGTTCTGGCACCATAACACAAGTTACGAACTTGCCCAGAGGCTATTCCTGGGGGTGGCGGCAGTTCTCGGATGAGTGTCATAGACACAAACCAACAGCTGTCTTACAGATATCATATTCTGGTTCAGCAGAAATCAAGAATAGCTTTCATATTTTACTGGTCTACTAATATTCCAGGGAAAGGCTAGGCAGGATTCACATGAACATTTGTCAAGTTCTTAGATGTTAGTGTCTCAGAGATTACATACCACAAGTAAGCTGTAAAATCCTCATTTAACAAGAATGTGAAAGAACTGTGGCGTTCTAGGTATTTTAATGTTCTGAAAAGCTTTTTCTCTTgtataagttttttttaatattgtaagTCTTTTTTCTATTAGGTTGTCTTTCTTTGCTTATTGAAGGGACTGGTGCCTTGGGGTCTTTATTCTGAAGATAAAAGATTTCTAGGCAGAACTACTGATGCAAAGAGAAGAAATCAGCCTGGATGTATCTGGATTATAGGATAGCTGCTAAAATCATGTTTGTGATTGAAAACCTAAAAtaagctaatttgttttttcatgTACCTCTTCCTCCTAAAAGCTAAGTAAACAAAAAGACCCAGCATAAAAAGGATGAGAAGAGATTTTAGTTATTCAGTGTTTTCAGAGTTTCAACAAGGGATACAGATACAAGCAGCTTCTTACAGAGTTTACAATCTGGGGAGAGAACATGAAAGACACTGTTTAACAGGCAAATAATTCCAGGAATAAATATACATGAATGTGTTTTTCAAAATACAGGTTCTTATACAAATGTATAACTAAATACTGATTCCATAGTGGGGTGGTTGTAACTGAAAGGCCTTTGAGAAAAGGCTTTGAATAAAACTAGTCATCCACCTAGCCAAAGATCCTTTCCAGCAGCACAAAAGGAATTTGTAAGGAGAACAGAGATTAACTGTCAGATATCTTTCTAATCTGTAAATTTATCCAAAGTTTGAAAATACCATGAAGAATCTTAGGAATGCCAGTAACCAGGGAATGGGATATTTGCATATCACAACATCTACAGGCTAAATACACTCCGAATGCTTCTCAATGTGGGGAAGTATGAGAAGTTAATAATTCTCCTAGTGTCtggcttcctttttctttgcctttccctCTCATACGTTCAATCACCTGTGTTACAGGACACACATAAGTAGTTGGAAGGTGTTAAACTTTGACAGCAAAGCAAAATCAGAGGTAGAGGCAAATGTTTAACCAATCATGTTCAAATATAAGCTACTCAATGAAGAGTTTTAGGTTTAAAGAGCCAAATATTCACCATTACTGAGAAATCTCAGTTTCTCATTCAATTTCGCATTGCACTTTGCTACCACAAACTAAATGGGTGTACATTTTTGAGTGCTGATTTATTACTCAAAGATCTGAATTTGGAGACTGAAACAAAACATGCTTTATCTGTGTACTTTGAGAAAATCCATCCACAAGAAAGGAGCCAAGCGTCAGTTTCCAATGGGGGGAACATTCTCATGGAGGTACTGTAAGGCTAAGTCTGTCCACTTCATTTCTTGTTCTTTGACAGATTCTGTGGTGCCACCATTGTCTTGTTCAGGTTCAGGAAGCTCATTCTGAAAAGGTACAATAGAAATTCAGAACAGTAATATATTCTGCATCTTCTTGGAACTCAAGAACACTTAGAATTAAAGCTTGTGAGTTCCTAGGAACAGGCAACATAATTGATATGTGTATCTAAAAAAGCTAAAATCATACACGTGAGGAAACTATCAGAAGTATCATTCAAACATGGCCTGGGCCTTCTTCAGTAGGGAATGATGGGCATTTTGACTCTGACATTTCTGAAGGAGGCACTGTGGCAGAAAGGTTAAGGGCAGAGGCTTTTGGAAGCCAACTAGGATCCAAGACCACAACTCTCCCATTTGCTGGGTTACTTGGGCAAGGTATGCAAACCCTTGGGGCCTTTGTTTCTTCCTTGGCAAATGGGAGAACAAAAGAGCCATCACCTCACAGGACTACTGTAAGGATTAGGTGAGGTAATTCAGATCAAGTGCTGAGCACTGTGTGGGGTATCCAGTGCTCAAGgaatatttgctattattattagcgGCTAGGAACACTGAGATGAGCGAATCCTAAATCTTCTTTAGGGGGAGCGTGCTTTAAAAGAATACTAGTTTGCTGGCGTATTCCTTAGACACAAGAAATGTATCCAAAAAATTATCTTGGACccaacatgtcttttttttttgagatggagtttcgcttttgttgcccaggttagagtgcaatggcgtgatctcggctcaccacaacctctgcctcccgggttcaagcgattctcctgcctcagcctcccgagtagctgggattacaggtatgcaccaccatgcccggctaattttgtatttttttatttttttttagtagagatggggtttctctatgttggtcaggctggtctcgaactcccgacctcaggtgatccacccgcctcagcctcccaaagtgctgggattacaggcgcgagccaccgcgcctggcccaacatgtctatattataataaaaatggagGTAGGGCAGGAAACACTGAAAATGTAATTAATAGATAAGACCTCCCTCTAGTGGTGGAgcagaacaacaaaaaacacaacaaatgaCCAATTCACACCCTACCAGCAATTTTCTTAAAATGGTAAGTCATGGGCCACACTTACTGTAGGATCTGGGATCATTTACTTGTATTTTAAGTTTAAATGTATTACTACTGAAACTCTGCTTTGTACCAGAGTTCACAGATAccaatatatttcttttcaattatctgtgttttgttttatggttAGCAAACTGTTATGCAATATCCAGACTTAAAATTTTCTACTGGATTCTGATTTGTAGTATGTGAATATGTTTTCCCCTCTAAAATTAtgctcaatatatattaaatgatatTTACTTATCTATATTTGAATCACATACATCTTGTTCTACAAGACAGATTCAAACATACGTGAACAGATTGAAAAGAGCTATCATTTATTGTAACGCAACAATATATTATCTTAAAAAGAAAGTTCAGTCCTAATAATTACTTATAGATGACAAAGAATAAATAGGTCCTTGGTTAATGAATTCTTTAATTCAGAAGCAGACAACGTTGCTTAATTTCATCCTATCTGTGGTATGCTTTCTAAAATAATGTGTCTTTCATTTGGTATCTACTGTCCCTTGCAATACATGCCAACACATAAAATGGCATATATgcctggaaaacaaaaacaaaagtatcaTAAACCCAGCCACCCATTATGATGTACTGTAAAATGCCCTTAGTTCTTTGCAGCTACTCTTATCAAAAGGTGAAATTGATTTCCCCAATCTTGGATTTGGACTGGCCCTGTGAGTTGTTTTGGCCAATAGAATGAAGCTGTCATGCCAGTGGGCCAGTTCTTGGCCTAAGCTCCAAGAAGCTCTGCGGTTTCCTCTCAGGTTGCTCTTGGAACCCTGAGATTGAGAAGTCTGGGCTAGCCTGCTGGATACCAGAGACCATGGCATAGTCACCCCATCACCCAGCAGACAGCTTGTTAACTGCCAGACATGTGAGACAGTCCTAGATTACCCAGCCTCCAGAGTCTGTTGGCTGACTGCACAACACAAGCAAGGCTGGCAGGGATCAGCTGAGCTGGTGCAGACTAGAAGTCCCTCCCAGCTGAGCTACAAAATCATGAAATAAACAGTTGCTCTTTTAAGTCACTAAGCTTTGGGGTGACTTGTTATGCAGCAAAACCTAACTGGCATACACATTGCCTTAGAATCGCAAGACAAGCGAAAGGTGTGGATTAGCAGCAGGGCCAAGCCAACTTCGCCTGGAAGTCAGCAGGGAAACCTCCTTCATCCCCTGCCACCCAAATGTTCTCCAATCTGAGCCATAAACTTCTCCAGAAATGGACGTCTCCTTTATTTTCTTGACTTTGTTTAGGCCCTCCTCCCTTGCCTAGACCACAACAGCTTGCCAATTGGTCTCACTTGCCCCTATCTCCATGTCACACCATCTCTAACAATGCTGCTAAACTGATTTTCCAAAAGCCAAATCTGAGCATAGCAGTCTTGCTTTTAAGACCATTCATTCCTGGATCTCCTGAGGATGAGGTCTAAGTGTGATATCAAATACCACTCTCAATCTGATCCAAGCCCAACTTTTCAGCCTACTTATGTGACAAATGTATTCTTCATCCACAGTGAATGACTCACCATGTCCCAAAGCCTTTCAAAACTCTGGGCCTTTACACATCTGTCCCCTCTGCTGCAATACCCTTGTCTACCTCCACTAAACTTCTGGTCCTTCCTTATGACCCAGCTTAAACATGACATTCTCTCAGAAGCCTTTCTGATGCCCACCAGGCAATCAGCCACTTCGTATATGATGTGGCTGTTTATGCCCCCACCTAGAATATTTATTATCACAATTACTTATCTATAAGTGTTGCCTTTCTAGACCCCTCAGGAGGAGGAACTGTATCTTATGTTCACATAGTCTTATGGCACACAGTAGGCTTCAAAAAATgcttgtcaaatgaatgaatgaacagaagtTCACAAGACAGGATTTGGAACTTCACAGACCTAGGTATATGTTATATGAAGCCCTACTTACCTGCTACcagactttgggcaagttgcccTTTCTGATCCTATTCTTttcctataaaatgggaataacagcaCCTCCCTCACAGGGTTGTTTAAGAATTAGAGATAATGTATATTTCCAACCTCAGTCCATGGCATAAAACtggtattcaataaatgacaTCTATAATTCTTATTATGCTCTCTTTTTTGACTATTTTCCTAAGCTTGAACTAAGCTATGACTTGTTATTTGATATGTATATTATTCATTGAACATATTACTATCTCTTATTCGTAAATGAAAATACAGAtgaactattttatttctttgcaaaCAGCAGCAGCAGATATTCtaactataaattatattttattcaatacTAACTACTCTTCTCAGGGCAGCTGGCatgctttaaagaaaaacagtCCTGTTTTCCCTTTTTTAGGCCTCTATGACACAAATAGgattttaaacaaacatttatataAGCAAAACTTTTGGATCACTTATTACATGAGGTTTAACAAACTCCCTGCAGCAGAGTTTTCCAAAGATGGGGAAGAAAAGAGTATTCCAGAAGGCCGCTGGCCTAAACGCAAAAGAATACCCAGGTATCTTCTGAATATTTTCCAGGGAACCTAAGATAGGTGTATGCTCCAAGAATGTAAGTTTCTAAAAATGCCAAAAGACTGATGAGCCACAGGCAGGGAAGTAAGAAACAGAGCTCATATGCTGCTGCTTCTTGTTCCTCCCCATCTTGCGCATTAAACTTTCATTATTTGGTTTCTCTGGTTTTCGTGTGGTGGACAGAACATGGCTCAGAAAATCTGGGCTCTAGTCCTGGCATGACTCCTAACTGACCTGGCCATGTTAGCTCCCTgaaccacatttttctttaaataaaacatacaacTGGATGCTCTCCAGAAGCTTCTAGAGTTAGAGAATTCCACAGCTTTGATTTCTTTGCCACACTAGTTTATCTTCCATTGATATCCCTCCTCCACTAGTTACTGCCAGATCAATACCTTTAACCCATCCTCAGCTCAAATCATAACCTACCAGTGGTATTGCGACATCCTCATAAGGCAGCTTGTCTTCTCGCCAAGCATCATCAATCAAATCCAAGATCCTTCCATCTCTCTGAACCTCACTGTCCATTTTCCTGCAGCTTTGATCTTGTCAAATCTGTAAGCCAAAGAGGTTATTTCTTAAACACGAAGACTGAAGAGATGGTATAATCCACTATTAGGATTCTCCAGGCTTTTTAGTCTGGGGCCACCTTTTGGGAAAAGGTTCATTTTCTCATATGGGCCGGGTGACTACTTTGATCACAGTTCCTCTCTCCAACCCCAACTGATACATATTTTATAGTGTATACTGGACAGGCATAGCCCAGCTGACAGACCAGTGTCATAGAGTGTGACAGGAGAGCAACACGTTAAACGAGGCCCTCAAATATTAATATGTTGCATCTCAATGTAGCTCTTCTCTTCTAACTTGAACATTCACCTTTTCCTGTTTGTGATGCCGTTGATGAGTCCCTGATTCATAATGGCCAGCTAAGTTTCCTTTCTAGCCCCTGGCTCAAACCTCAGCATTCTTAGGCACAGGAGTTACACGAACATACTGTAAAGGAAACGGCTTCCTTCCCTAAAATAGTACCCAGGCTGAGATCTGAACAAAGCACTTCTAGGTGAATACCAGTGGTAGAACCTCATACTGCTAAAGTTTCTCCAGTTTCTGCTTCCCTTTGGGGTAGCTCCTTCCTCGGAGGTTCCTTCCTCTAATTCTTAACGCTACACTCCCTTCAATTTCTGGCCCAAATGGTCACGATGCTTATTTAGCTCCTTGACCATGGCTGATTCCCCATTTTTCTCTGAAACTGCTATAATCTAATCCAAAAGGCTGGCTAGCTTGGAGGATACTTCTGGATTTCCCTGTTTCCAAGGTTGGGCCCTGACTCATCATAGGCATCATCCTATGGGTGCTCCCTGCTACCAAGTGACAATCCAAAAAGCCCGGAAGCCACTGGCATCAAAGGTACTCTCAGTTTCTGAGACTATGGAGACTCACACAATAAGCAATTTTGGGGTGGGGGAGCGGGGTGGAACCCACCATCTGGAGGTGCTTTTTTCAGAGCTCAGCCTGGGTGATATTTTAAGGAAGGAAGCCATTTCCTTTACAAGCTCAACTTCAGACATCGTCTTGCCTTGAGGATTTGTGTCAGGTCTGTAGTTGGTCCCTTCGCATAGTCCAGTTTAGTGCTATCTCAGTATGTTCATGAGCTCCTGTGCCTAAGAACGCTGAGGTttgggccaaggcaggtggaagtttttgtaaaaatggctcacagggccgggcgcggtggctcgcgcctgtaatccagcactttgggagaccgaggtgggcggatcacgaggtcaggagatcaacaccatcctggctaacagggtgaaacctcgtctctactaaaattacaaaaaattagccgatcatggtggcaggcgcctgtagtcccagctactcgggaggctgaggcaggagaatggcgtgaacctgggaggcggagcttgcagtgagccgagatagcgccacgcgccactgcactccagcctgggcgacagagcaagactccgtctcggaaaaaaaaaaaccaaaaaaacccaaaaaggctCACAGCTGTCCCCCATAGGATAACTGCAAGATATCCCTAACACCTTGGCAAAAATTATACACAGATTGGTGTGGGAAAGGGTTTTTACCCCCATGACAAGGATCTGGGCAAAAGTTAAGCAAAATGCGCCCTGCTACTTCTGTCACCGGTGAGCCAGGTGAGGGCTTAATTAATCCAGTACTCAATAATTAACCGAGCACTACCCAGTGGATAACTCAAAGCAAGACGAAGTTTTGGTTATACTTTTGAAGTCCCTGTCTTACAAGTGCTCCCCACTTTCCTGCTGCTACTCCTTTGTCCTTGCTGCTCTGTCTCCTGGGATACCCTTCTCACTTTCCTCAGCTGATCCAAACCTGACTTTCGGAGGCCCACGTAGATTTTCCACCTTTGTAAAGTTTTCTCAAATCACTCGAGCTTCAGTAGGCCTTCTCTCCTTGAACTCTTGCTTCTTGTCCTAACTTAATCTACTAAACAAGCTAGGTCAGCTTTGTGGTCAATTGCTCAGGTATTATTGCCTCCAACTGTTACGTGTACATTTTGTACCCATGATTCCTTAGTAGAGCTTTCCACATTTGGTCTCAATCTTTTTCACCTGTCCCTTCTCCAAACACCTCCAACCCTGTCACATTTTCCAGCCTTGACAGTTAAAACCCCCTTTTCCACATCACTAATGCCACTCTTCCTTTCAAGATAAACGCAGGCGTCAGCTCTTGAAGGTCAACATCCCATTTCCGGGATTAGGCGCGAAGGTGCCTTCCCTCATAAGGGGCTGGAAGGATGGGAAGCATCAAGATAATCAATGCCCAGGGCACACTGATTATCTTGTGTATTAAAGCCACCGTCCCAAGTACTCGTCACCCAGTACGACCACTGTTTCCTGAACAAAATTTTCTTACTCACGTGACAGTCCCGATGCCTGCAAtgctctttgtttcttcctttttattccagTGAACCCACAGTCAGTCTAAAAATCTTAGGTCCCAGGTCGCTTCCTATAGGAGGCCGCCTCCAAACCCCAGGCTGAGCGCGGTCCCGGTACCCACCCCTCCAGGGGTCTCACAGTTCCCTAAGCACAGAGCATGGCACCAACTGGGGAGTCTGTCAAACAGCCCAGATGAATGTCTTTCCAAACACGCGGTGCCTGCGTTTCCCGGGACAGGGACACGTCTTAtcaatttctatatattatagCTTCTATATATTATAGCtttgtaaacatatatttataaaatcaaagcGGGAAAGCCTTGTTCCTTGCTAGAAATGAGCCTCGCAGGCCACCACCATCCGCACCGTACGACAGGCCGCCCCTCAGCAGCGGCTTCCTGCCTGAGGCAGGCTGTACCAAACGTGGAAGCGGAGACGGGGAGGTCTGGGGGTGGCACGCAAGTCCCTTTCCTCCCGACACGAGTGCAGTAAAGAAAAACCGTTATGAGCGTAAAGTGACAGCCTCGGCCGATGGGAATAGGGTGAAGTCCGACACTGAGCAACGAACGCATTCCCGCGCCTCCAAAACCTAGGCCGGGGGCGCTGGAAACCCTTACCGGCACCCGGCCACCGCGGCAGGCGCTTCCTCCTGCCACGCCCCCCCTCCCCCGCATCACGTGTCTGCACTCGCTTTCCTCGGATTCCCGGATGTGGGTGAGTTCATTTGCTCGCGTGCAGGGGAAGTCTGGAGAAGGCATTGTTTCAATTATTAAAAGTGTGGGGGCAGTGGGCGGAAGAAACGCGCCGACTACAGCGGCTGGACGTAAGCTTAGCGGTGGCGCGCGTGCGCAGCGCCGGCCCGAGGTAACGGCGGGAAGGCTCAGGGGCGTGCTTGCGGCAACCCTGTAACCGCCTGTGCGCAAGTCGGAGGGGCAAGGGGCGGCCGTGTCCTGGTCTGGAGGCGGCCCAGGCTGCCTTGGTGACTCTGGCTTCGCAGCCTCATGGCTTGCGGCCGGTTTGCGCAACGGCCTGCGAACCACCAGGCGCGTCCGCGCCGGCTCGGGTCCGCCCCGGAGCCCAGTCCCTCGGCCTGGCCCGCTATGCCCTGCACACTGGCGGAGTCCGGCGTGGCGGAGTCCGGCGTGGCGCAGCCCGGCGTGGGGTTCGGCCTCGCCAGGTGGTCAGCCCTTCCTCGGAGTCCAGGTGGCTGGGGGCGCTTCGGAGAGTGGCCAGGTGGGCGAGCGAGCTGCGCCCAGTACTCACCTTCCCCGGCGGACCCACCTTCCTTTTCACCGGAGAGACCCCAGTGCGGCCTCCCTGCCAGGGCTGCTGTCTAGCTAGCGCTGTTGGGACTACCTCATTCACGGCACAAGGGGACCCGCTCATTTAGTGTGGCATGTTAAGGTTGGCAGCTTTTAAAATAGTGAGTTGGTTTAAACGGTTATGTTAGTACAAGAGGTACGGAAATGTGGCATAAATCGTGGACTGAAATTGGAGAACCCTGAACTAACGGCTCCATGCACACAAATGAGGGATAGAAAGAAATAAGGACGGTTTCTTAGGAACACTTTAATCATGGAGATACTTGAAGACAGTACATTTAGGCTTATAATGTGGTTTTTCTTACGTCCCTTACGACATCAGGAGAGTAAAGATGAGTATGATGTCAGAGACAGGTCGTCTTTTACAGTTTCAGCACCGTACGCTGATATGCACAGAGTAGTTTTCCCTGAGCCTTATGTCCGGTTAAACTTATTaaaagaatttattattttaataaagtagtATTGTAGGGTAGATGCCCTGTATTTATACAGTTCCTCAAGtgcttgcatttattttttagatacgAGGAAATCATAAGGATCGTTGATTAGATTTCTGTTAGCTGTAGCTTAATGataaagtgtatatattttcttatttgccaTGCAGTACCATTTTtagattgatttttattttgagtttgcCGTTTGACTATGGCATTATCAGTGATCAGGGTAGTAAAAAGCTCTGAAACTAAATTAGAGTAGAGATTTATAAACAGGCACACtgccttttaaaatgtatgtagatGCAAATCTAAAAGTTGTTTGTAAAAATTGTGTATGTTGATTGTACTGATGCCATTTCCTCTCGTTAAAAGGTGGAAGACCTTTGCTTAGTCCTTTCTGTTCTAATTTATGTTGTGCTGGCAGATGGTGACAGCATCAGTAGTCCACTCTGTCATTGCTTCCTGCTTTCAAAAAATGTCAACTTGACTTGAAATTCAGCTAAAGCCAACATTGACATAAGGTTTCAGGAACTGAATCTCCGATCTTTATGTTATTTCAGTCCGCCTCCCCGCCCCCGTCAGGAGCTAGGTTTTTCAGTTTTACAGAGCCACGGTACTGTCAttacacatacacaaattaataaaaattctcTAATGTCAATATCCAGTCAGATTACGATTTCTTCAACTGTCTCTTAAATGTCTTTTTACAATTAGCTTGTTTGAACCAAAATCCCACAGGGATCTGCCTATTGTGTTTGGGTGATGCACATTTGACATCTTTTAATCTATATTTGTTCCCTCATAGCTATAGCTATGGGATTAGCCCCTATTTTTCCTTACAGTTCTAAATTTAGCAGATTGCATCGCACAGTATCCTTTAACGTGTATCTCTGTTGCCTTTATGTCCTGTAAACCAGGGGCCCCCAAACCCGGGGCCGCAGAGCagtaccagtccgtggcctgttaggaaccaggttacagagcaggaggtgagtgacAGGCTAGTGAGCATTAcctaccacctgagctctgcctcctgtcagatcagccgtGAGGTTAGATTCTCCTAGGGGCACGAACCCTATTGTAAACTGCGCATGCAAggaatctaggttgcacactTATGAGAATCtgactaatgcctgatgatctgaggtggaatagtttcatcctgaaaccatgcCCCTAACCCTGTCCATGTGTATTATTCATATTACTGAAGAAgtggttggccgggcacggtgactcacgcctgtaatcccagcactttgggaggccgaggtgggcatgaggtcaggagtttgagaccactgtggccaacatagtgaaaccccgtctctactgaaaatgcaataaaattagccgagtgtggtggtgtgcgcctgtaa
Protein-coding sequences here:
- the ANAPC13 gene encoding anaphase-promoting complex subunit 13, giving the protein MDSEVQRDGRILDLIDDAWREDKLPYEDVAIPLNELPEPEQDNGGTTESVKEQEMKWTDLALQYLHENVPPIGN